The region CACCTCAGAGGCGATAAAGGTCTCCTTGTCACCACTCTCTACCTTGATCAGCCGGATCTTCAGCTCCTTGGGAGGCCCTTCACTAAGTGATCGCAGCTTCAGCATGTCAGCCCGGCTGACACCTGGTGGCCCTGGAGCTTCCTCCCGAGACTTCTTCCCAGGGACAGGGATTGATGTAGGTGGGGGCTGGACAGAGGGTGCAGGCGCTGGTGGAGGGGCAGCAGCTGTGGGTGGTTTAGCCTTAGAGGCCCCACCAATATCTGGCCGGGCCTTCTCACGACCCTGGATCTCCTCACTCTGCAGGTCCAGGTTCCCAAGCACCCGGCGGCTCTTTTCTTtgggggccttggccttggcctttgcCCTACCTTCACGGGGCCGCCGACCCATAATGTCCTTACAGGCCCGCCTGTGCCTCTTATGCTCCTTCTGGTGCTCCTTCTGCTGCCGCTTACTGCTGCCTGGTCCTGCTACTGCCACCACCCCACCACTCTCCTCCTTGGcctgggcaggaggcagcagTCGCTCAGTCCCACTGTCCACTGGGTCTGTCGTGTCCACAGGGTCTGCCTTGTCCACTGGGCCTTCTGGGTCTGTGGCACTCCAGCCCACCCGCTCCACAAGGGTCTCACAAGCCCGACTGATCTCTTCTAGCACCTCAGACTCAGAACgagcagggggcagaggcaggggtgggggcggcgagGCAGGGTTcatggggcccagggctggctctTCACCTGCCCTGTGCTCCCGGACCCAAGGCCCACCTGAGGTAGAGAACTGAGATGACGAGGAAGCAGAGGACTGTGGGGAGCCCTGGGTGCTAGGAGCCACTGAGGTTGGAGGTGGGGCGGTAGCACCTGATGGGGGACTGGGGGAATACTGAGTGGTGGGCAAGGGCCCAGGACGGGTAGAAACAGCTGCTCCAGACCCCCGGTAACAGTACTTTTGTCCCTCTAGCACGGAGGCCAAGGATTTGAGCAAGctggctgggctggctgctgtGGGTAGTTGGGGTGGCGGTGGCTGtggctgggagggtggagggaactTGGCTAATGGAGGAGGTGGTGGTAGGGCTGGTGGTGGCTTCTTCTCCTGTTcttgggtggtggtggtggtagtggtggcggtggtggtagCAGTGGTGGTTGGGGCTGTGTCAGTGGGGAATGGAGGCTGCAGAGATGCAAAGGGCTCCTtcagggggggcaggggggctacGCCTGTCTCCTGTTgttgctgctcctcctccttgcGAATGGATTCATCCAGCATCTTCATGATGTTGGCCAGCCCATCAGGTAGGATCTTGAATTCAGCGGGCTCTTCAAACTGATCCTCCAGTTGAGTAGAGGGAAAATCAAAGAGTCGCGTGCCTCGGGCAGGCAGTTCCCCAACTGTCGGCTGCACAGGTTGGGGGGCTTTATTCAGCGGGCCTGGAGATGACCCTGGCCCCACCTCGGGGGTCTTTGGGAAGGAGATCCTGGGCCGAGGGCTCTCCGGGCGCCTGAAGCTTCCTGAGGTATTTTggtggcaggaggaaggaggggctggaggcagggcaagAGTCAGGGGTGCAAGAGGTGGGTCCTGGGAGCTCAGTGTTGGGCTGGAGGGCCGGGAAAGGGGGTCCATAGTTCTGGCCAAatagggaggtggggggaaggacACAGGCCCAGTAGGGCTGCTGCTGTGACTGCCgttgctgccgctgctgctgctggtggttggGGGAGTAGGAGAGGTGTGCGAATCCTGAGTGCCTACAGAAAAACGGGGTGCCAGAGGCCCCAAGAAGCCCTCACGGTGTGGGAAGGGTGGTGGAGGAGGGCGAGGGCGTCCCTCAGCTCCAAAGAAGAGATCCTCTATGACCTCTCCATCTTCACGGGCTGACCGGCAGGCTGGGCCCTTCAGCCAGGCAGGAGGATGTGGGGGGCGTAAGAGGCGGGGACAGGGGGGCGGAGGAGGTGAGGGGGGTCCAGGTGGCAGAGACAGATGAGGAGTGGCAGCAGGAGCTGCCAGAAAAGGTTTCCGACTGCTATGTGTCGAGGGCCCTAGGCGGCCTTGGTGAGAGGTGACCTCCAGCGCAGGAGTTTGGTAATGGTCAGCGCCGGGCTGCAAATAAAGGATGGGGTTGGTCAGAGGTTTGCTAGAGTCACCTCAGACAAGAGCCCACTGACTACCTCACTCCATCTTCCACCTGCAGTGATCACTCACAATGCCTGGGCTCGGCTCCATGCCCCGGAGACCagtgttgttgctgctgctgctactgctgctgctggtggtgccAGGGATGCCAGGGGGCCGGGAAGGGGCATAAGGCACACAGGCGGTGGTTGCTGCTGGTGAAACGCTGGAGTCCATCCGCGACCTCTGAACTCTGCTCTCTCTAAGGTCACTTCCGGGGGGACGAGTGGCAGGAGGGCAGCCATGGCTCTCtgctcctggggggcgggggcttggGCCTAGGGGTGCAGCCGGGACCAGCCGGTGGCCAGGGGGTTGCGCAGTATAGGCTGGAGCTGGGTATGGATATGGGTGAGGCAGCGAATGCCGCTGCTCCTAAGGGAGACAAATAAGGACACTGAGTGAGGAATGAAGGATACACAGGCTTGCAAGTGAGAGACAAGGGTCAACAGACAGGTACCCACCTGGCGCTCTGGGGGAGCTGAACCCTTGCGCTCAGAACCCCAGGTATCTCCATGCAGAGTACTCCACAGCCCTGGCTTAGTCAGCTGAAATGGAGGGCTAGTGGCTAGGCCAGGCAGGGAtaggggtggtggtggtaatggtggtggtggcagtggcagccCTGGGGGAAGGCCAGTCTAGAAGAAAAAGGGGTGTGAGAATCCCATTCCTTGCCCCATTCCTCCTACTCACTGTCTACCTGCTCACATATAACCATACCTGCTCGGAGTTGCAGCCTCTCCTGCGCTTGCCTCCAGGGCTGATGCCCTCCTCCCCTGAGGGGCCTGAGAGTACAACAGGAGGCACAGGCTGCATCACTGGGGATTCAGCGGCTCGCTTCACTGGGGGACCCCCACGCTTGGCCCCATAGTTCCGCTTGTGCTGAggacaaaaagagagaagagagaatggcTCAAGTGCATACCTGGCCCAGCCCTCTTCCTtagcccacccagccctggcctcacCTCAAGGTGCAGCAAGTTCCATACTTGCTCCAGTGGGGGCAGGACCTTGGCTCGGTGCTGGCAGGAGCCAGCATGAAAGTTCCAGAGCTGGGCCTGGTGAGGTAGGGGAAGGGTGCAGACGACAGGACAGAAGCAGGCATGAGATGAAGGCACTGAGCCAGAAAGCACAATCTTTGCTTTTTAGTGTCCTGCCTCATCTTACCTGCTGCAGTCGGCTGATGTGGGGCCCCAGCTCAGCCAAGCTTCCTCCATATCGAAGGGCACTGTGGTAGCAGCGTATGGCCTCCTCAGTGTCATGCTCTGACTCGTACAGCTGCCCAAGCTgctcccacagccctggctgggctggctcCCGGAGCAATGCCTGCACACAG is a window of Phyllostomus discolor isolate MPI-MPIP mPhyDis1 chromosome 8, mPhyDis1.pri.v3, whole genome shotgun sequence DNA encoding:
- the KDM6B gene encoding lysine-specific demethylase 6B gives rise to the protein MHRAVDPPGARTAREAFALGGLSCAGAWSSCPPHPPPRSAWLPGGRCSASIGQPPLSAPLSSSHGSSSGHPNKPYYVPGTPTPRPLHGKLESLHGCVQALLREPAQPGLWEQLGQLYESEHDTEEAIRCYHSALRYGGSLAELGPHISRLQQAQLWNFHAGSCQHRAKVLPPLEQVWNLLHLEHKRNYGAKRGGPPVKRAAESPVMQPVPPVVLSGPSGEEGISPGGKRRRGCNSEQTGLPPGLPLPPPPLPPPPLSLPGLATSPPFQLTKPGLWSTLHGDTWGSERKGSAPPERQEQRHSLPHPYPYPAPAYTAQPPGHRLVPAAPLGPSPRPPGAESHGCPPATRPPGSDLRESRVQRSRMDSSVSPAATTACVPYAPSRPPGIPGTTSSSSSSSSNNTGLRGMEPSPGIPGADHYQTPALEVTSHQGRLGPSTHSSRKPFLAAPAATPHLSLPPGPPSPPPPPCPRLLRPPHPPAWLKGPACRSAREDGEVIEDLFFGAEGRPRPPPPPFPHREGFLGPLAPRFSVGTQDSHTSPTPPTTSSSSGSNGSHSSSPTGPVSFPPPPYLARTMDPLSRPSSPTLSSQDPPLAPLTLALPPAPPSSCHQNTSGSFRRPESPRPRISFPKTPEVGPGSSPGPLNKAPQPVQPTVGELPARGTRLFDFPSTQLEDQFEEPAEFKILPDGLANIMKMLDESIRKEEEQQQQETGVAPLPPLKEPFASLQPPFPTDTAPTTTATTTATTTTTTTQEQEKKPPPALPPPPPLAKFPPPSQPQPPPPQLPTAASPASLLKSLASVLEGQKYCYRGSGAAVSTRPGPLPTTQYSPSPPSGATAPPPTSVAPSTQGSPQSSASSSSQFSTSGGPWVREHRAGEEPALGPMNPASPPPPLPLPPARSESEVLEEISRACETLVERVGWSATDPEGPVDKADPVDTTDPVDSGTERLLPPAQAKEESGGVVAVAGPGSSKRQQKEHQKEHKRHRRACKDIMGRRPREGRAKAKAKAPKEKSRRVLGNLDLQSEEIQGREKARPDIGGASKAKPPTAAAPPPAPAPSVQPPPTSIPVPGKKSREEAPGPPGVSRADMLKLRSLSEGPPKELKIRLIKVESGDKETFIASEVEERRLRMADLTISHCAADVVRASKNAKVKGKFRESYLSPAQSVKPKINTEEKLPREKLNPPTPSIYLESKRDAFSPVLLQFCTDPRNPITVIRGLAGSLRLNLGLFSTKTLVEASGEHTVEVRTQVQQPSDENWDLTGTRQIWPCESSRSHTTIAKYAQYQASSFQESLQEEKESEDEESEEPDSTTGTPPSSTPDPKNHHIIKFGTNIDLSDAKRWKPQLQELLKLPAFMRVTSTGNMLSHVGHTILGMNTVQLYMKVPGSRTPGHQENNNFCSVNINIGPGDCEWFAVHEHYWETISAFCDRHGVDYLTGSWWPILDDLYASNIPVYRFVQRPGDLVWINAGTVHWVQATGWCNNIAWNVGPLTAYQYQLALERYEWNEVKNVKSIVPMIHVSWNVARTVKISDPDLFKMIKFCLLQSMKHCQVQRESLVRAGKKIAYQGRVKDEPAYYCNECDVEVFNILFVTSENGSRNTYLVHCEACARRRSAGLQGVVVLEQYRTEELAQTYDAFTLAPASTSR